caatcaaaaaattatgttATGTCTTAGGTGTAGAAGATATCAGTTCATTGGACAGTGCAACAATTCATGAAAGTTATGGTGTACATTTAAACGGTACGTTAGTTGGGACAACTAGATTTCCAAACAAGTTTGTTACTCAATTTAGAGATTTAAGAAGAGCAGGTAAGGTGTCTGCGTTTATTTCCATTTACACTAATTCTCATCAACAAGCAGTTCATATTGCTACCGATGGTGGTAGAATTTGTAGACCACTGATTGTAATAGAAAAGGGCAAGTCACTTGTCAAAGCAGAGCATTTGAGAGATTTATTAAACGGTGACTTAGTTTTCGATGACTTCTTAAAACTAGGTTTAGTTGAATACTTAGATGtcaatgaagaaaatgattcaTTTATCGCATTGTATGAGAAAGATATCACACCTGCCATGACACATTTAGAAATTGAGCCATTTACTGTTTTAGGTGCTGTCGCTGGTTTAATTCCATATCCACATCATAATCAATCCCCACGTAATACATATCAATGTGCTATGGGTAAGCAAGCAATTGGTGCAATTGCTTATAATCAATTCAAGAGAATTGAtacattattatatttaatgatttatcCACAACAACCGATggtaaaaacaaaaacaattgagctaattaattatgataaattaCCAGCTGGTCAAAATGCGACTGTTGCAGTTATGTCTTATTCTGGTTatgatattgaagatgCTTTAATTCTGAATAAATCGTCCATCGACAGAGGTTTCGGTCGTTGTGAAACAAGAAGAAAGACAACTACAATCTTAAAGAGATACCCAAATCATACCCAAGATATCATTGGTGGTATGCGTGTTGATGAAAATGGTAAGCCTATTTGGCAACATGAAGCTTTGGGACCAGATGGTTTGGGTGAAGTGGGTATGAAAGTTAGTAGTGGGCAGATCTATATTAACAAATCTATTCCAACAAATACAGCAGAAGGTTTAGAAGCAATTAATACTCAATCACAATATAAAGAAACTCCTGTTATGTACAGAGGACCTGAACCATCTCATGTGGATCAAGTAATGATGTCTGTTTCTGATAACGATCAAGCTTTGATTAAAGTTTTGTTAAGACAAAATAGAAGACCTGAATTAGgtgataaattttcatctaGACATGGTCAAAAGGGTGTATGTGGGTTAATTGTTCAGCAGGAGGATATGCCATTTAATGATCAAGGTATCAATCctgatattattatgaacCCTCATGGTTTCCCATCTCGTATGACGGTTGGTAAAAtgattgaattaatttctgGTAAAGCAGGTGTTTTAAATGGTTCGTTAGAATATGGTACATGTTTTGGCGGTTCAAAACTTGAAGAAATGTCTAAGATATTAGTAGATAAGGGTTTTAATTACTCGGGTAAGGATATGCTATATTCTGGTATAACAGGTGAGTGTTTGCAAGCCTATATCTTTTTTGGTCCAATTTACTATCAAAAGTTAAAGCATATGGTCTTAGATAAAATGCATGCCAGAGCTAGAGGGCCAAGAGCGGTTTTGACTCGTCAACCTACCGAAGGTAGATCTAGAGATGGTGGTTTAAGATTAGGTGAAATGGAAAGAGATTGTGTTATTGCTTATGGTGCTTCCCAATTACTACTGGAGAGATTGATGATAAGTTCTGATGCATTTGAAGTGGATGTTTGTGACAAATGTGGGTTGATGGGCTACAGTGGTTGGTGTACTACCTGTAGAAGCgctgaaaatattattaagatGACCATACCTTATGCTgccaaattattattccaaGAACTTTTATCAATGAATATTGCTCCAAGGTTAAGAATGGAGAATATTTTCCAACAATAAACTACatatacaatattttgatagaTTTCATTATGGAAATCAAAGCatttttgaagattttaTAGTGTATAAATAGATTTTGAgattcatatttttttaaaaaatgtaaCTGCATTAATTTTAGCATTATTTAACTAAAGTTGCCTTTTTTAAAGCATCCTCCATAAAAAAGTGAAAGAATATTTGAGGTAACTTCTTTCGGATATTATAAATTGCTTTTGATACCagtatatttaatttaaaaactaAACTTTCAACCCAAGTTTGAGCTAAAAGTATCGTGTGCAATCTACTTATTACTAAGCCTAGTAAGTTCATTAAGAcattaaatctaaaaatagaataataatagtctACAATATTATTCCTTTGGCGCTCTTTTATACAAGAATTTGACCTATACTTTCATTTCTTTGATACTTATTCTCTATACGTTTGTCGTTACCAACGATAATCGAATGTAAGAATATGTCACAATGCGGTATGCAGCTTTTCAATATACTCCATCCGAACTAGTCATCGCATTTCCGTATCTATACGCCTTTACgtgaatttttcaatgcaTTATAGACACAACTTAAAGCTATTTTCTGAAGTTCAtcatataaaattttaagtccaaatttttaatagttgTTACTATTAAAGAATGGGTAATTATATAAGAAATGAATGTTATATAACCATGCgcttcaataaaaaaattaagagcTCTATTGCCTAAAAGCgctaaaagaaaaataagctagaattttattttttaacatGACTAAAACTTTCGTTAAGGTTAACACCCCTCCACCGTACCTTACTTTATCTGAACATGAAAATCTCCCTAGTGTCTTGACAATAGCAGGTTCTGACTCAAGTGGTGGTGCAGGTATAGAAGCCGATTTAAAAACTATTACTGCACATAGATGTTATGCTATGACTTGTATTACAGCTATTACTGTCCAAACTCCATCAAAGGTTTATGATGTCCACAAAATATCCAAAGACTCTATTAAAGAGATTTTAGATGTCAATTTAAATAGCATGAAATGTGATGTTATTAAATGTGGTATGCTCACTATCGAAGCAGCCGAAGCcttgaatgaaaaattaattcaattagGTGACAAAAAACCAAAACTAGTTGTTGACCCATTATTATCTGCTACATCTGGTAAATCATTCAGTGGTGCTACATTTGtggatattttaaaagaaattgttACTCCTTTTGCCGATCTTATTACCCCAAATATTCCAGAAGCCTTAAAATTAGTTGGTAAGACTGACTATGAGATCTCTTCAATGAATGACATAGTTAATATTGCTCAAGAAGTTTCCCAAGTTACAAAATGTAAAAATGTTTTGATCAAAGGTGGTCATCTAccatttgaatatttgacTCAACATAGAATTGTTGATGTCTTATATTTatcagaagaagaaaagttTATTACTTATCAAGGACATCTTGCAAATACTTCAAACACCCATGGTACTGGTTGCACATTAGCCTCAGCAATT
The window above is part of the Henningerozyma blattae CBS 6284 chromosome 2, complete genome genome. Proteins encoded here:
- the RET1 gene encoding DNA-directed RNA polymerase III core subunit RET1 (similar to Saccharomyces cerevisiae RET1 (YOR207C); ancestral locus Anc_8.619) — its product is MVASDSKSHSHTQTNYEKDQNFEDILKPVYKGKKLTDEINTAEDKWNLLPAFLKVKGLVKQHLDSFNFFVDVDLKKIIKANRLILSDVDPEFYLKFIDIRIGQRSNSSSKDILAPPHECRLRDMTYSAPIYVDIEYTRGRNIVIHRDVEIGKMPIMLRSNKCILNGCDEQMMARLNECPLDPGGYFIVNGTEKVILVQEQLSKNRIIVEADEKKGVVQASVTSSTHERKSKTYVVTKNDKIYLKHNSISEDVPIAIVLKAAGIVSDLEILQLVCGNDSSYQDIFAVNLEEAAKFKIYTQQQALEYIGTKVKTIRKQKLTALQEGIEAIATTVIAHLTVEELDFREKALYIAMMTRRVVMAIHNPKMVDDRDYVGNKRLELAGQLISLLFEDLFKKFTSDFKMSIDKVLKKPNRAMEYDALLSINVHCNNITSGLNRSISTGNWSLKRFKMERAGVTHVLSRLSYISALGMMTRISSQFEKSRKVSGPRALQPSQFGMLCTADTPEGEACGLVKNLALMTHITTDDEEDPIKKLCYVLGVEDISSLDSATIHESYGVHLNGTLVGTTRFPNKFVTQFRDLRRAGKVSAFISIYTNSHQQAVHIATDGGRICRPLIVIEKGKSLVKAEHLRDLLNGDLVFDDFLKLGLVEYLDVNEENDSFIALYEKDITPAMTHLEIEPFTVLGAVAGLIPYPHHNQSPRNTYQCAMGKQAIGAIAYNQFKRIDTLLYLMIYPQQPMVKTKTIELINYDKLPAGQNATVAVMSYSGYDIEDALILNKSSIDRGFGRCETRRKTTTILKRYPNHTQDIIGGMRVDENGKPIWQHEALGPDGLGEVGMKVSSGQIYINKSIPTNTAEGLEAINTQSQYKETPVMYRGPEPSHVDQVMMSVSDNDQALIKVLLRQNRRPELGDKFSSRHGQKGVCGLIVQQEDMPFNDQGINPDIIMNPHGFPSRMTVGKMIELISGKAGVLNGSLEYGTCFGGSKLEEMSKILVDKGFNYSGKDMLYSGITGECLQAYIFFGPIYYQKLKHMVLDKMHARARGPRAVLTRQPTEGRSRDGGLRLGEMERDCVIAYGASQLLLERLMISSDAFEVDVCDKCGLMGYSGWCTTCRSAENIIKMTIPYAAKLLFQELLSMNIAPRLRMENIFQQ